A window of Festucalex cinctus isolate MCC-2025b chromosome 6, RoL_Fcin_1.0, whole genome shotgun sequence contains these coding sequences:
- the pgap4 gene encoding post-GPI attachment to proteins factor 4, whose protein sequence is MAPGLQLRWSRGATQALVVFALTFCVVLPACCHRLLYSYYFLRWAYQDGVRQDALSQSLRRGQDALRFWQGAAPDPAAAAAAEPPRHPELLVTVVTVRRRRALRYHYLLQVMRQLRALLAGCGERPCAQVLLCDVESGPEVHEDARLLERHFHVLRRPAGARRQPVDTFEREKRDYVFCLRRAFRLARPRNMVVLEDDALPRPDFFRVLKELLGRRFAARSLYVKLYHPERLQRYWNPEPYRLLEWLGLGLLGATLLLRLLSRRMSAGRLALLAAYVMAAAELLGRHYLLELRRLSPQLYAVSPATECCTPAMLYPGNASLRVASYLDAAVCSKGNAKDTVLYRLVRDMPGERSHSVEPNLVTHIGFFSSVRHNSF, encoded by the exons ATGGCGCCCGGGCTCCAGTTGCGCTGGTCCAGGGGCGCCACGCAGGCGCTGGTGGTGTTTGCGCTGACGTTCTGCGTGGTGCTGCCGGCGTGCTGCCACCGCCTGCTGTACTCGTACTACTTCCTGCGCTGGGCCTACCAGGACGGCGTGCGGCAGGACGCCTTGAGCCAGAGTCTGCGGCGCGGTCAGGACGCCTTGCGCTTCTGGCAGGGCGCCGCCCCcgaccccgccgccgccgccgccgccgagccTCCCCGGCATCCCGAGCTGCTGGTTACCGTGGTGACGGTGCGGCGGCGCCGGGCTCTCCGTTATCACTACCTCCTGCAGGTGATGCGCCAGCTCCGAGCTCTCCTGGCCGGCTGCGGGGAGCGGCCCTGCGCCCAG GTGCTGCTGTGCGACGTGGAGAGCGGGCCGGAGGTCCACGAGGACGCCCGACTGCTGGAGCGCCACTTCCACGTGCTGCGGCGGCCGGCGGGCGCCCGGCGCCAGCCCGTCGACACCTTTGAGCGAGAGAAGCGGGACTACGTGTTCTGCCTGCGCCGCGCCTTCCGGCTGGCGCGGCCCCGCAACATGGTGGTCCTGGAGGACGACGCCCTCCCGCGGCCCGACTTCTTCCGGGTGCTGAAGGAGCTGCTGGGCCGGCGCTTCGCCGCGCGCTCGCTCTACGTCAAGCTGTACCACCCCGAGCGGCTGCAGCGCTACTGGAACCCGGAGCCCTACCGGCTGCTGGAGTGGCTGGGTCTGGGCCTGCTGGGCGCCACCCTGCTGCTGCGGCTGCTGTCGCGGCGCATGTCGGCCGGCCGGCTGGCGCTGCTGGCGGCGTACGTGATGGCGGCGGCCGAGCTGCTGGGCCGCCACTACCTGCTGGAGCTGCGGCGCCTGTCGCCGCAGCTGTACGCCGTCTCGCCCGCCACCGAGTGCTGCACGCCCGCCATGCTGTACCCGGGCAACGCCTCGCTGAGGGTGGCGTCCTACCTGGACGCCGCCGTCTGCTCCAAGGGCAACGCCAAGGACACGGTCCTGTACCGGCTGGTGCGCGACATGCCCGGCGAGCGCTCGCACAGCGTGGAACCCAACCTGGTCACGCACATCGGCTTCTTCTCCTCCGTCAGGCACAACTCGTTTTGA
- the rbm34 gene encoding RNA-binding protein 34, with product MKKKVAQSVEASSVYQVGDVSGSLTQQKKKKKTKKLAAAGSLSALFSAAAPPPSVLFKAAPQLPRLSEQREAPEVKGQAGDTSKGKRRPKMEAEQKLHNREAGLQNADEDERAPANRKKRVAAGEAGLEKGAEHWVLKRQRRRQEKQEEQSKNRRTAFVGNLPVGCTKKTLLGIFRADGAIESIRFRSMVREDPAVSRRVAAIKRQAHPSAQSINAYVVFKEPQGVAKALQRNGTELDKEFIIRVDRVSSKAAQSHDHKRSVFVGNLNFELKESALRRHFAECGAVEAVRLVRDHNTGLGKGFGYVLFESCDSVQLALKLQGSELDGRPVRVKRSAKKEAGSAGARRNGHRSAAREPFGGGQKGKGQHFKGEMACPNPKSTKVKKVRT from the exons ATGAAGAAGAAAGTTGCTCAGAG CGTGGAAGCTTCCTCCGTCTACCAAGTGGGCGATGTGTCGGGGAGTTTGAcccagcagaagaagaagaagaagacgaagaagctCGCGGCTGCCGGCTCGCTGTCGGCTCTGTTCAGCGCCGCCGCGCCGCCACCGAGCGTCCTCTTTAAGGCCGCGCCGCAG CTTCCGCGGCTCAGCGAGCAGCGGGAGGCTCCCGAGGTCAAAGGTCAAGCTGGCGATACTTCGAAAGGGAAGAGAAGGCCCAAAATGGAAGCTGAGCAGAAGCTGCACAACag GGAGGCGGGCCTGCAGAACGCCGACGAGGACGAGCGCGCGCCGGCCAACCGGAAGAAACGTGTCGCCGCCGGGGAGGCGGGGCTGGAGAAGGGGGCGGAGCACTGGGTGCTGAAGCGCCAGCGGCGGCGGCAGGAGAAGCAGGAAGAGCAGAGCAAAAACCGGAGGACGGCCTTTGTGGGGAATCTCCCCGTCGGCTGCACCAAGAAG ACGCTGCTCGGCATTTTCAGGGCCGACGGCGCCATCGAGTCCATCCGCTTCCGCTCCATG GTGCGAGAAGATCCGGCCGTGTCGCGCAGAGTCGCCGCCATCAA GCGGCAAGCTCACCCGTCGGCGCAGAGCATCAACGCCTACGTGGTCTTCAAGGAGCCGCAAGGGGTCGCCAAAGCGCTGCAGAG AAACGGCACGGAGCTGGACAAAGAGTTCATCATCCGCGTGGACCGCGTGAGCTCCAAGGCGGCGCAGAGC CACGACCACAAGCGTTCGGTCTTTGTGGGGAACCTCAACTTCG AGCTGAAAGAGTCGGCGTTGCGACGCCACTTTGCGGAATGCGGCGCCGTGGAGGCCGTCCGACTGGTGCGGGACCACAACACGGGATTGGGCAAAGGATTCGGCTACGTCCTCTTTGAG AGTTGCGACTCGGTGCAACTGGCGCTGAAGCTGCAAGGCTCCGAGCTGGACGGTCGGCCCGTTCGGGTCAAGCGCTCCGCCAAGAAGGAAGCCGGGAGCGCCGGCGCCAGGAGGAATGGCCACCGGTCTGCGGCAAGGGAACCTTTTGGAGGAGGCCAAAAGGGCAAAGGTCAGCACTTCAAGGGCGAGATGGCCTGCCCCAATCCAAAAAGTACGAAGGTCAAGAAGGTCCGCACGTAA
- the tbce gene encoding tubulin-specific chaperone E: MAAEQTEAETPEDALGRRVACGEHRATVRFVGAVPPTAGVWLGVEWDEPSRGKHDGLHRDVRYFTCRHPTGGSFVRPSKASFGTDFLSAVRREYEAAADQDQDQDQDERISIWGRTLEWTAVRERSLESLPSVLLRNRPVNGPGEDGQILASTPNVRWLDLSGSLLCCWDDVAAIARQLEHLEALQLSFNRLGLPSDPAAHRRAFRNLKVLTLIGCELTWSQILQCAPMWPRLEELIVEDNDITRLHRPDRVLRELKCLNVSKNRLDQDSLLNLAALPRLEHLIMTETGLSNIHFPDAAPGTETSMFASLEKLNLSQNNISQWGVIDELSKLASLRHLWCRGNPLASSDRNPRTANQMLIAKLPHLRVLNGSDVHPQERKGAECDYLKMFGEEWLQAKGRSQLSQEFASRHPRYSSLVDKYGAPEEGELTKRQPFALKHQLLKITFVFVDDEARTPVEKKLPASMEVQKVKGLLARLLKVPAADLKLSYTSAKVVGPEYHMDGDLKTLLFYAVEDGDTVLVRRS, from the exons ATGGCAGCGGAGCAGACGGAAGCGGAGACTCCGGAGGACGCACTGGGCCGGCGGGTGGCGTGCGGCGAGCACCGGGCCACGGTCCGCTTTGTGGGCGCCGTGCCGCCCACCGCAG GCGTGTGGCTGGGCGTGGAGTGGGACGAGCCGTCGCGAGGGAAACACGACGGCCTCCACCGAGACGTGCGCTACTTCACATGCAG GCACCCGACGGGAGGTTCCTTCGTGCGCCCGTCCAAGGCCAGCTTCGGCACGGACTTCCTGTCGGCGGTGCGGCGCGAGTACGAGGCGGCGGCCGACCAGGACCAGGACCAGGACCAGGACGAGCGGATCAGCATCTGGGGGCGGACGCTGGAGTGGACCGCCGTCCGCGAGCGCAG TCTTGAAAGTCTCCCGAGCGTCCTCCTCCGCAACCGCCCCGTCAACGGGCCGGGAGAAGACGGGCAGATCCTCGCCAGTACGCCCA ACGTGCGCTGGTTGGACCTGAGCGGCTCGCTGCTGTGCTGCTGGGACGATGTGGCCGCCATCGCTCGGCAGTTGGAACACCTGGAGGCCCTTCAGCTCAG CTTCAACAGACTTGGTTTGCCCTCTGACCCCGCGGCCCACCGCCGGGCCTTCCGCAACCTCAAAGTTCTCACGCTCATCGGCTGCGAGCTGACGTGGTCGCAG ATCCTGCAGTGCGCCCCCATGTGGCCGAGGTTGGAGGAGCTCATCGTGGAGGATAACGACATCACGCGATTGCACAG GCCAGATCGCGTCCTGCGGGAGCTGAAGTGTCTCAACGTGTCCAAGAACCGCCTGGACCAGGACAGCCTGCTCAACCTGGCCGCTCTGCCGAG ATTGGAGCATTTAATCATGACTGAGACGGGCTTGTCCAACATTCACTTCCCCGACGCGGCGCCAG GGACGGAGACGTCCATGTTTGCGTCACTGGAGAAGCTCAACCTGAGCCAGAACAACATTTCCCAG TGGGGCGTGATTGACGAGCTGTCCAAGTTGGCGTCGTTGCGTCACCTGTGGTGTCGCGGGAACCCGTTGGCCAGCAGCGACCGCAACCCCAGGACGGCCAATCAGATGCTCATCGCCAAGCTGCCGCACCTGCGTGTCCTTAACGGATCTGAC GTGCACCCACAGGAGAGGAAGGGGGCAGAGTGTGACTACCTGAAGATGTTTGGAGAGGAATGGCTGCAGGCCAAGGGGCGGAGTCAACTGAGCCAGGAGTTCGCCAGTCGGCATCCGCGTTACAGTAGCCTTGTTGAca AGTACGGCGCTCCCGAAGAAGGCGAGCTGACCAAGCGGCAACCGTTTGCGCTGAAGCACCAGCTGTTAA AGATCACGTTTGTGTTTGTGGACGACGAGGCCAGGACGCCGGTGGAGAAGAAACTTCCAG CCTCCATGGAGGTCCAGAAGGTCAAAGGTCTCCTGGCTAGACTCTTGAAGGTCCCCGCAGCCGACCTGAAGCTCAGCTACACCAGTGCTAAG GTTGTGGGTCCGGAGTACCACATGGACGGCGACCTGAAGACGTTGCTCTTTTACGCCGTGGAGGACGGCGATACGGTGCTCGTACGGCGCTCGTGA